The Phaseolus vulgaris cultivar G19833 chromosome 5, P. vulgaris v2.0, whole genome shotgun sequence genomic interval ttttttttatctgaaatatttcaataataatattttaaaatagattttatatataaataaataatctttGAGCCTGAGAAGCAAGTGTACCGATTGAATCTGCATGACTAAGACCAATGGTTCGAACAACCGGACTACACCTTGAGACCTGGTCAAGTACGAACCTAGGTCATGATAGAGGTTATGTCTTAATAAAGATTAACGAAGATAATCAACAATCAACTCCTGAACGTGACTCACTCCCTAATCAATAAAGAAATGCttataataatcatataaatagacaCAAATTTAAAGAATCATAACATGTTAAAAGAGATAGTGTCGACACTATTCTCACTTGAGTTAAAAAGATTTTATATGTACTTCTTCTATCAGTTCATATAAATTAGTTCTTCAAAATTGCACTCTCTGATTGCAATTTCCATCAAGTTACCAGCATTAGAGGGCAACACATCACAACAGTGCCGTCTTGGAGTCTGCAGTTTAGTACAAAAGAACATTTTATaagtaatattatatattacgaattaatataaaatcatgctcctatttattaaatacaaattgTCCAATTTAGATTACCTGTTTGTTGTCGTTTAACTTATTTGTCACCACTTTGATCACTTCCAATTTACTCATCGATGCCTCGTATGAACAATTTTGAAAATCTCTCTTGTAACTGCTCATGATACCATCTTTCCCAGAAGACACTTTATCTAGATAGAAGATGGTGCCTCTTTTACACGGATCAGGGTGAACTTCTCTTgtattgaaattatatattccTCTCAAAACATTTCCTGGCAACCATTGTCTGAATGTTCTTCCCACTCTCAGAACCTCTGGCAAAAACATATTGTGCTGAAACACTTCAACAGCATAGCCCCATGACACTGAAATTGTCCATGACAACTGCTTTTCGTAACAAACTGTTTGTTGTAGGATCCTCTCGGGATCAACATGAACAGCTTCAAATAAATGTTGCAGCGATGTTATGCTTGACATGTTAGGAAAGATAGGATCAGTGTGATCTGGGTGATGTAGGGACAATAAGGAAGTTAACGGATGAGCAGCCAATAGGCCAAAGATATTTCCCCGCAAATCAACCTATCAAATTCCATAATCAAATAAATGGAGGACTAATTAGAAGCACACTGAAGGGaagaaaatcatcaacaatattTATCATTTCAATCCAGAGTTCAATATACCATTTCAACCTAATTGTTACCTGATGAAAACCTGGTTCATGTGTTAATCCCACGCCTAATTCAGTTATGCAAGAGTACACCCTTGAATCACTTCCATACAGATGCGGATACCTTTGTATGCATGAATCAAGAACCTTGGCTAGGACTTGCGCTAGGGAGAAACTGATGGCAAAACCACCTCCACCAAAAGCCATTCCAAAACCAAAAACCTGGGTGCCCTCATAAATCTCTGAGTTGGACCCCACATAGTACCAAAGCCTATGATCATATTTGGAAAGAGTTTTGAGCAGATTTTGAGGGAAGAAAATGGTGTCATCATCCCCAAACACATACCATCTAACACCAGAATGGTTCAGTGCCACAGTCTCTTTCACAACTCGTGCCACACGGATTGCTGAGGGTAGACCATGCTTGTAAGTGTAGAGAAACTGGGAAGTGTTTTGAGAGACACAAAGAGGAGGAAGAGAACCATCATTGCTGACATTTTCTTCATGTGGGAGGGCATCTACGAAAACACATCCTCTCATTGTTATATTTGGTATGCTGTTCCACCAAAGCTTGGTGTATTGCTTCCTCCAAGGCCATGAAGTTCCGGTTGAGGCAATTCCAAATACAAGATGATCAACAGTGGTAGGATCAGACTGTGACACATCATGTTGTGGTGAATAAAGACTATTCATGATTACCTTTGTTTTGGCTAGGAGTAGCACTGATACACAGAGAGAAATGACACAAAATAAAGACGAGACCAAAATGAATTTCATCAGAGTAGGTTTGGTTTTGATAAGACGGTGAAGTGTCGTTTTCATGATTAACTAGGGAGCTCGACGAAGTTTTCCAGATGCAGATTTCTTATAGAAAAGTTGCACTATTGCATATATAAAAGCTTGAACTATTTCATATTGAACGACACAAAGCATCACCATAATCAGTGGAATATTATAAGAAAACTTGAAAAATGGAAATATAGTGTTGATACCTATTTATCTCCATGTGCATTTCACGGGGTTGGTTTGTGAGAAGGTCATTAGATTCAAGTCAACCATTGGGGATTGCACCATTTCAATCCTTCCTCCGTAATCCTCCTCAAATTGGTCAATTAATGCATTTCAATGCACATAAATACCGTGATTGAACAAATTTGTAACTTTTTTTTGATACTGTAATATATGTAGCTGGTTATGTTATTGTCTTCTTCTGAACTTTCAGCACATTACTTGCAAATTGGGAATGCCAGCTTTTCTGCAAATGGGAAAGACGCAAATGTCACACATAAAAATATGGTTGCTGATCTTGCAATCCTAAGCAAGTGTTTGACTACGGAACTGCACATATCTAAGTTGTCTTATGAAATTTTAAATCCTTAAAAGCTAGAACAAAACTCATACAATTTGtgataagaaaagaaaaagtttgaATAATGACaagaataataatagtaaactataatacaatatttattaaaaaatattataataaaggtACATTAAATGTTAATatcattatttgttttttttttctattaaatccATATTCATAATCTTTACATCTTTGTAGCAAGAGAATTTTATAGATAGTCAAATTTAGTATGGATTAGACTAAGGCAATTACTTTCTGCATCCGGTGCTTtatataaaatgacaaaaatgtttttgtttagttttaaaTAAGGGGTGTGTGgatgaaaatatatattgaattggatattttataatatatttttggattttatttCTAGAACACTTatctgaattttaattttttttctataatttcattttaggattttttttaatagattttgttttctaaaatacatttttctttattttaataaaatgagattttggtttttcaattttattatgaaatttcaTTTTCAGAACGCAAAAATctattccaattttttttctgaaatatatattttaattcttggattttcaatttaaaataaatgacaatttttgaaattaaaaagtcTATTGTGTGTAGATAAAAAAATCATCACATATAGGAAGCAATTGCCCTAGATTAATATTGTGAGACCTTGAGGGAGATCCATATTCCTCcacttctttctttttttttcttcttcgttTTTCACAATACCTTgtcttttttttctcctttccaTTGTCTTTAATCTTCACTccatttcttattttattcagtaattcaataaaaaaaactctagCTTTGGCCAAATTTATGAaaacctaattttaaaaaaaatcagaatttttttaattaaataaatatatatgttaatgTTGACTTAATCGATATTATTAGAGTCCacttaacactacaagaaaaattacatttatctacaaaaaacaaaaatgacgGCAGCACTATGGACACTAAATAGTGTCAACAAAGCTTTCacgattaaaaaaattcaaatacagTGTAGGAAAGCATGGGTTATACTCAcgtaaactttttaaaaaattaaaaaaatggttgCGTTgatcaaatataaataataataaaatttaaaattttgaaggtTAAGGTCACGTTATACTACTTAAAATTTCGAAGGTTAAGCCTACGTTATgcattttcaaattaaatttaaataaataataaaattgtgaaCACTAGTCTAcgcaaataattaattttgttttatttgaaaacTGTGCGTGAAAACTGAGAGCTCTAGCATTTTCGACTGAGAGCTCCAACATTGTTTAGTGCGAGCTTGAGCATTTTCGAGTGCGAGCAGCGCATAAGCAGGTTATTCAGCAGTGCGATCGTGAGAACCTTCGTACTCAACAATGGAGTAGTCGTGCGATCGTGGAACATGACTGTGAAACCGTGAGTTTTGCATTTGCTTTTTTTATCAATCTTTGTGTGTTGAATACTCAATCATAGGTTCTcgatttctttctttttgtgtTATATTAGTTTAaggtttaattttatttttgaagttcTAGCCCTAACACGATGTTCTTGATTCCTAGTGGTTTCAGTTTGAAGGTCTAACTCTAACACCTTATTTCCTTCTAAGTGGTTGGTTATTATGTTCGAGGTGAAGGGGTACTTATTTCCTTGTTCATTTACTTCTCTTGTTTGTTCTTTTCATTCAAGTTAACTGTAATTGTGCTTTGAATGAAATTTTTGTGTGTTAATTTTGTTTAGCTATTGTTATGCTGCTGAAAAGTTCGAATTATGGTTCTacatgtaaaattaaaattaagaagtTGGTTGTGCTTTTATTTGGTGAAGAAAATAAACTCTTATCTTATTACTCTTTCGTTGTTTTGTTGGTTGAATTAGTATTCTGATCAATGCTTTTGGCTTGATGTTAAGTGTTGGGGATTGAGCATCGACTAGAGACAAGATTTTCTGGTTTTGTACCCCTGGTTGTCTGTGTTGTGTGTTGTCGGTGCATGCTATAATTTGTTTAGCAACAAAGTTTatctttgaaagagtgtatagGTTATATTAGAGGGTGAGTGCAGAGGAAGTTTGTGTTGACATCAATTGTTTGACCACATGCGATAAGTATTTATAGCCTATGTTGTGGAGATAAAAGGTTGAATATGACAAGGGTGGGGGAGGTTTATGATGAAGCAACAAGGGCTGAACAGGGGCCTAGAAGCAGAATTACTCAAGTTGTTAGTGTGTTGTGTGCTTTGCTAAAGGCAGATACTGAATATGGTGCAAATCCTTATTTGGGGTCCTGGATCTATTATTGTAATAATAGTAAGGAGAAGTCCTCTGGTAGTTGTGTTGAATGCTAAGTGTTGATTTGGGATCATACACATTTTGTCAAGTAGAAAACAGTGTATGAGTGGTTTGTGTACAGCAGACACTACAAATaaaagtgtatattgtggcggttattttcgtataaactgacgtttataaccgccacaatatacgcttGTGGCGGTTTTCCAAACAGCCATAGAACTGACCGCTACAAAatttaatgtggcggttttacGTTACTCGCTgcaacacccgccactttaaacatagtgtaagtagtgacagtttttatatgtaattagtGGCgattttatatgtaagtagtgaCGATTTTTATGTGTAAGTAGTGAcagtttttatatgtaagtagtgtcaTTTATAACTATCGCAATTTaattcattgaagaagattgtAGCGCCATAATGTAAGTAAGTAGTGGCAtttttaactgacgtaattttaattatgaataaataaaatttaatcaccattttttttataattttttttatacaattaacctaaatataatatgttttcataataaaataaaataatgtataaagttataatcatacattcatttcattgaaagttaaagcacacataatattgttcaaaagtttatacataattgaaaattaaaacacataaaaagttcatacatccctaatcaagtttaaaattacatCACATAATTGTTTAAAAGTGCATACttccctaatcaagtttaaaattaaaaaatacatctaTAATCAGTTTTTCTTCCAGCACTTATcctattacttgattaggtgatggagcaccacttccaACATCTCATAccagaaataaatatttttaagttaatgattttttaatgtttataattataaaataaaagataacaataaatatttaaatatattaaatattgcaACTTCAAGACactaaaacttaaaaatattataccATTTTGAAAGTTCTTAACATCCAAAGTACAAACAAAAGTCTAAATTAAGTATTACATAGGCCGAAGTTTTaacaatacaaaataatattaaaaatggtAAATTTTCATCTAGAAACACAAATATGACAAATACTTCACATTGATTATTCATTTCTTTAAGAGAAATCAAAATGATATCTAGCCTTTTTTATTAACCCATTATGAACTCTAGTTTTTTTGCCGATTTTTCTGTTCTTTGAACTATTTTTTAAGCCTTGCTTTGTAGTTTATTTTATTCGGACCAGACTAAAGTCCTGTCTTCAAATTAGTTTTCCAATCGGACCAGCTAGTCCCTATTTTTGAAATAGGGATTAATACAACTTAAATTAATAATGTGATTAGGATAGTGCTTATTTTATTTCACCAAAACATGAATCCCACCTATAGTGCATTTTATTGACTATCTTCTTATTCTATACTGTTTGATAAGCTCCTTTCTAAAAACAATAGAATACCTATAAATTTCAACCACAAGGAAAGAAAACACGAACCTGAATATATTGCATTGGACTTGAACCAAGTAGAACAAATTGTCCTCCTAACTCCAATGTTAGATATATTGCATGTCTAGTAAGATGACAATCTTTATCTAACACAACTCCAGATCCAAACATAAGATTAGTGCAGCACACAACAACAACTATATATGGCTAAAAACTTAAACTGTTGTTTTGATGAAAACATTAATGGATAAGCAGTTATGGAGAGAGTGTGGATCATATTCCCAAGTTGATCAGGCCTCAAGTCCCTCCCGGCTGCAAATTGGACCTCAAAGCATCGACGCATCGATGCAAATGATCCAACTTTCCTTGGATTATTCCtgccactacaagaaaacagcCAAATAGCTTCCAAATTTCTGTATGGGCCATTTTCGGACGCTACTATCGTCGGCCAAAATGGCGAGAAACCCACGCAAAAATGACAATGGACGCACTTATggatataatgtttttttttaaaacagtcCAGTTTGCGTCGGCCCAGGCCCACGCATATGCGTCTTCTGCATGCGTCGGCTGCGTCCCACGCATATGCGTCGACCACAGCCCACGCATATGCGTCCGCCACAACCCACGCAAAGCCCACGCATGTTTatattttaggattttaaaattattaatttaaatttatttaatgtataacaaatattttaatatttaattctttattgtatttattttaaaattatttctttaatattataataaattatttaatttatcaaattttaatataaattagttaaattaaaattattaaattaattaagtgtttgatttaaaattaatttagtaaaagaaaagatctatttaaattatttaaatgttatataaaatattttattattttaaaaattataaattataaatttattttatttatatattgtcataaatatttttttttaaattatgatctaaattagttaaattaaatttattagattgaggaagtttttaattttgaaattatttaaatgaattatcttaaaaagtttataaagatttgaaaacatgtagaaaaataataattaattaaaaaatagtaaaagaaaagtaaaaaaaaaatgtgtatttaaattttgtaaatattatataaaatgtaCATAAATTTAAGAATACAAATTCAAGATGAAGTAATTAATTAGTGCAAATGGTAAtggatgtatttaaaaatagagaataaattttatctaaaaatgttttatttggtttaagaaaaaaaaagttagataaaacttttaattagtaacttaaataaatttaaatcttATATGTGTGCAATGGCTAAATGAACTAggatttttgttttgatatccattataattttaaagatcGTATTTCTCATAAATGAAGCATAAGATCATCTTAAAGAATTAGCGAAAATGTATATGATACAAACATATTAAGACTAAGTGCGTGAGTAAGTaacttattcttaatttttaaattaata includes:
- the LOC137835528 gene encoding uncharacterized protein isoform X2, yielding MNSLYSPQHDVSQSDPTTVDHLVFGIASTGTSWPWRKQYTKLWWNSIPNITMRGCVFVDALPHEENVSNDGSLPPLCVSQNTSQFLYTYKHGLPSAIRVARVVKETVALNHSGVRWYVFGDDDTIFFPQNLLKTLSKYDHRLWYYVGSNSEIYEGTQVFGFGMAFGGGGFAISFSLAQVLAKVLDSCIQRYPHLYGSDSRVYSCITELGVGLTHEPGFHQVDLRGNIFGLLAAHPLTSLLSLHHPDHTDPIFPNMSSITSLQHLFEAVHVDPERILQQTVCYEKQLSWTISVSWGYAVEVFQHNMFLPEVLRVGRTFRQWLPGNVLRGIYNFNTREVHPDPCKRGTIFYLDKVSSGKDGIMSSYKRDFQNCSYEASMSKLEVIKVVTNKLNDNKQTPRRHCCDVLPSNAGNLMEIAIRECNFEELIYMN
- the LOC137835528 gene encoding uncharacterized protein isoform X1, producing the protein MKTTLHRLIKTKPTLMKFILVSSLFCVISLCVSVLLLAKTKVIMNSLYSPQHDVSQSDPTTVDHLVFGIASTGTSWPWRKQYTKLWWNSIPNITMRGCVFVDALPHEENVSNDGSLPPLCVSQNTSQFLYTYKHGLPSAIRVARVVKETVALNHSGVRWYVFGDDDTIFFPQNLLKTLSKYDHRLWYYVGSNSEIYEGTQVFGFGMAFGGGGFAISFSLAQVLAKVLDSCIQRYPHLYGSDSRVYSCITELGVGLTHEPGFHQVDLRGNIFGLLAAHPLTSLLSLHHPDHTDPIFPNMSSITSLQHLFEAVHVDPERILQQTVCYEKQLSWTISVSWGYAVEVFQHNMFLPEVLRVGRTFRQWLPGNVLRGIYNFNTREVHPDPCKRGTIFYLDKVSSGKDGIMSSYKRDFQNCSYEASMSKLEVIKVVTNKLNDNKQTPRRHCCDVLPSNAGNLMEIAIRECNFEELIYMN